A window of Malaclemys terrapin pileata isolate rMalTer1 chromosome 14, rMalTer1.hap1, whole genome shotgun sequence contains these coding sequences:
- the TSHZ3 gene encoding teashirt homolog 3 — MPRRKQQAPRRAAAYVSDELKAAALVEEDMEPDENAIDGEPSAKYVCPEKDYSKNCQSYQNSPAAEFSSHEMDSESHISETSDRMADFESSSIKNEEESKEVAIPLEDSAVSDSLEQMKAVYNNFLSNSYWSNLNLNLHQPTSEKNNGSSSSSSSSSSSCGSGSFDWHQTAMAKTLQQVSQSRILPEPSLFSTVQLYRQSSKLYGSIFTGASKFRCKDCSAAYDTLVELTVHMNETGHYRDDNHETDNNNPKRWSKPRKRSLLEMEGKEDAQKVLKCMYCGHSFESLQDLSVHMIKTKHYQKVPLKEPVTPVAAKIIPATRKKASLELELPSSPDSTGGTPKATISDTNDALQKNANPYITPNNRYGHQNGASYAWHFEARKSQILKCMECGSSHDTLQELTAHMMVTGHFIKVTNSAMKKGKPIIEAPVTPTITALLDEKVQSVPLAATTFTSPSNTPSSVSPKLNVEVKKEVDKERGIADDKMKEKEKSNEDEEKYDISSKYHYLTENDLEESPKGGLDILKSLENTVTSAINKAQNGTPSWGGYPSIHAAYQLPNMMKLSLGSSGKSTPLKSMFGNNEIVSPTKNQPLLSPPSSQTSPVPKTNFHAMEELVKKVTEKVIKVEEKMKEPEGKLSPVKRATPSPCSSEISEPLKMDASNDGGFKSQQNSPVPQRDSCKDSPTIEPVENGKEPVKSIASTLSSSTAIITDHPPEQPFVNPLSALQSVMNIHLGKAAKPSLPALDPMSMLFKMSNSLAEKAAVATPPLQCKKPDHLDRYFYHVNNDQPIDLTKGKSDKSCSLGSALLSSTSTSSASSSSTVTTAKTSAVVSFMSNSPLRENALSDISDMLKNLTESHTSKSSTPSSISEKSDIDGTTIEEPEETTPAQKRKGRQSNWNPQHLLILQAQFAASLRQTSEGKYIMSDLSPQERMHISRFTGLSMTTISHWLANVKYQLRRTGGTKFLKNLDTGHPVFFCNDCASQIRTPSTYISHLESHLGFRLRDLSKLSNEQINNQIAQTKSPSEKLVTSSPEEEIGTSYQCKLCNRTFASKHAVKLHLSKTHGKSPEDHLLYVSELEKQ, encoded by the coding sequence CCTATGTTTCAGATGAACTGAAGGCCGCAGCACTGGTGGAGGAAGACATGGAACCTGATGAAAATGCAATTGATGGGGAACCTTCAGCAAAATACGTGTGTCCGGAAAAAGACTACAGTAAGAACTGCCAGAGCTACCAAAACTCTCCAGCTGCTGAATTTTCCAGCCATGAAATGGACAGTGAGTCACACATCAGTGAGACAAGTGACCGAATGGCAGATTTTGAAAGCAGCTCTATCAAAAATGAGGAAGAGAGCAAGGAGGTTGCAATACCACTTGAAGATTCTGCTGTATCTGATAGCTTAGAACAAATGAAAGCCGTATATAATAACTTCCTTTCCAATTCCTACTGGTCCAATCTCAATTTGAATCTCCACCAGCCGACTTCAGAAAAAAACAatggtagcagcagcagtagcagcagcagcagtagcagttgTGGGAGTGGTAGCTTTGACTGGCATCAGACTGCTATGGCAAAGACACTGCAGCAAGTTTCTCAGAGCAGAATTCTTCCTGAACCAAGTCTTTTTAGCACAGTTCAGTTGTACAGACAAAGCAGTAAGCTTTATGGCTCTATATTTACTGGAGCCAGTAAATTCCGTTGTAAAGACTGCAGTGCTGCCTATGACACTTTAGTAGAATTAACAGTGCACATGAATGAAACAGGACATTATCGAGATGACAACCATGAAACTGATAACAATAACCCTAAAAGATGGTCCAAACCTCGTAAACGTTCTTTGCTTGAAATGGAAGGGAAAGAAGATGCCCAGAAAGTATTAAAGTGTATGTACTGTGGCCATTCATTTGAATCTCTTCAGGACTTGAGTGTTCATatgatcaaaacaaaacactaccaAAAAGTGCCTCTGAAGGAACCTGTTACACCTGTAGCAGCAAAAATTATCCCAGCTACTAGAAAAAAAGCATCACTGGAGCTTGAACTTCCAAGCTCTCCAGATTCCACAGGTGGGACACCAAAAGCAACAATCTCAGACACCAACGACGCGCTACAAAAGAATGCAAATCCTTACATTACGCCAAATAATCGTTACGGTCACCAGAATGGTGCCAGCTACGCTTGGCATTTTGAGGCAAGGAAATCTCAAATTCTCAAATGCATGGAGTGTGGAAGTTCCCATGATACTTTGCAGGAACTCACTGCCCACATGATGGTGACAGGACATTTTATAAAAGTCACCAACTCTGCCATGAAGAAAGGGAAGCCAATTATAGAAGCCCCAGTGACGCCAACAATAACAGCTCTACTAGACGAAAAAGTACAGTCTGTGCCACTTGCAGCCACCACTTTTACATCTCCCTCCAACACGCCTTCTAGTGTCTCCCCAAAATTGAATGTTGAAgtaaaaaaagaagtagataaagAGAGAGGGATTGCTGATgataaaatgaaagagaaagagaagtcAAATGAAGATGAGGAAAAGTATGATATCTCCTCAAAATATCATTATTTGACTGaaaatgacctggaagaaagtcCTAAAGGGGGGCTAGATATTTTAAAGTCTTTAGAAAACACAGTAACATCAGCTATAAACAAAGCCCAGAATGGTACACCAAGCTGGGGTGGCTACCCCAGTATTCATGCTGCCTACCAGCTACCTAACATGATGAAGCTGTCGTTGGGTTCATCGGGAAAAAGTACACCCTTAAAATCTATGTTTGGAAACAATGAAATAGTGTCACCAACTAAAAACCAGCCCCTACTGTCGCCACCAAGCAGTCAAACCTCCCCTGTGCCAAAAACGAACTTTCATGCCATGGAAGAACTGGTAAAGAAAGTCACTGAGAAAGTGATTAAAGTtgaggaaaaaatgaaagaaCCTGAAGGAAAGCTGTCTCCAGTGAAACGTGCCACACCTTCGCCATGCAGCAGCGAAATCAGTGAACCCCTCAAAATGGATGCTTCCAACGATGGTGGTTTTAAAAGCCAACAGAACAGCCCAGTTCCTCAGAGGGATAGTTGTAAGGATAGTCCAACTATAGAACCAGTGGAAAATGGTAAAGAGCCTGTAAAGTCAATTGCAAGTACATtaagcagcagcacagctattATTACAGATCATCCTCCTGAACAACCATTTGTAAATCCATTAAGtgcactgcagtctgtcatgaATATTCATCTTGGGAAAGCAGCAAAGCCATCTTTGCCTGCTTTGGATCCAATGagcatgctttttaaaatgagcaACAGTTTGGCAGAAAAGGCTGCGGTGGCCACCCCACCTTTGCAGTGCAAAAAGCCAGACCACTTAGACCGTTATTTTTATCATGTCAACAATGACCAACCCATAGATTTGACGAAAGGCAAGAGTGACAAAAGCTGCTCTTTGGGTTCAGCGCTTTTGTCATCCACATCAACATCTTCTGCATCTTCTTCATCTACAGTGACAACAGCAAAGACATCTGCAGTCGTGTCATTCATGTCAAACTCGCCGCTACGCGAGAATGCCTTGTCAGATATATCTGATATGCTGAAGAACCTGACAGAAAGTCACACATCAAAATCTTCcacaccttccagcatatctgAGAAATCTGACATTGATGGTACCACAATAGAGGAACCAGAAGAGACTACACCGGCTCAGAAAAGGAAGGGACGTCAGTCTAACTGGAACCCTCAGCACTTGCTCATTCTGCAGGCCCAGTTTGCAGCCAGTTTACGACAGACATCAGAGGGAAAATACATTATGTCAGACTTGAGCCCTCAAGAAAGAATGCACATTTCAAGGTTTACGGGACTCTCAATGACCACAATTAGCCACTGGCTAGCCAATGTGAAATACCAGCTCCGAAGGACGGGAGGAACTAAGTTCCTTAAAAATTTGGACACTGGGCATCCAGTGTTCTTTTGTAATGACTGTGCTTCACAGATCAGAACTCCTTCAACTTATATCAGTCACCTCGAATCACATCTAGGTTTCAGGTTAAGAGACCTGTCCAAACTGTCCAATGAACAGATTAACAATCAGATAGCACAAACAAAGTCACCATCTGAAAAACTGGTGACATCATCTCCAGAGGAAGAAATTGGAACTTCCTATCAGTGTAAACTTTGTAACAGGACTTTTGCAAGCAAGCATGCTGTTAAACTTCATCTTAGTAAAACACATGGGAAGTCACCAGAGGATCATCTTCTGTATGTTTCGGAGTTAGAGAAGCAGTAG